The following coding sequences lie in one Streptomyces sp. NBC_00510 genomic window:
- a CDS encoding S-adenosylmethionine:tRNA ribosyltransferase-isomerase gives MTALGALRVPEELAARVPVEQRADGASGRDGVRMLVGGRARGEVAHHAFGDLPGLLRAGDVLVVNTSRTLPAAVNAALGESPVVVHFSGLLDDGRWVVELRTPDGRGTTRPRAGGPAGVAVALPEGERLMLQEPLSPCGERLWVARASVADAMAFLHRQGRPIRYAYTRRDQPLAAYQTVFAVPSADGLGSTEMPSAARPFTAGLVTALVSRGVQIAPVVLHTGVSSGEAHEPPYPERFSVPRSTAWLVNAARAGGGRVVAVGTTAVRALETAADERGRVAAADGWTDLVVTPERGVRAVDGLLTGLHDPAASHLLMLEAVAGRELLERVYDAAVGAGYLWHEFGDVNLLLP, from the coding sequence GTGACCGCGCTGGGCGCGCTGAGGGTGCCGGAGGAGCTGGCGGCGCGGGTCCCGGTGGAGCAGCGTGCCGACGGGGCGTCGGGCCGCGACGGGGTGCGGATGCTGGTGGGCGGGCGCGCCCGGGGCGAGGTCGCGCACCACGCCTTCGGTGACCTGCCGGGGCTGCTGCGGGCCGGGGACGTGCTGGTGGTGAACACCTCGCGGACCCTGCCGGCGGCAGTAAACGCGGCGCTCGGGGAGTCCCCGGTGGTGGTGCACTTCTCGGGGCTGCTGGACGACGGGCGCTGGGTGGTGGAGCTGCGGACGCCCGACGGACGGGGCACGACCCGGCCGCGGGCGGGCGGCCCGGCGGGGGTCGCGGTGGCGCTGCCCGAGGGTGAGCGGCTGATGCTGCAGGAGCCGCTGAGCCCCTGCGGGGAGCGGCTGTGGGTGGCGCGGGCGTCGGTGGCGGACGCGATGGCGTTCCTGCACCGGCAGGGGCGGCCGATCCGGTACGCGTACACCCGGCGGGACCAGCCGCTCGCGGCGTACCAGACGGTGTTCGCGGTGCCGTCGGCCGACGGCCTCGGCTCGACGGAGATGCCGAGCGCGGCGCGCCCCTTCACGGCCGGACTGGTCACGGCGCTGGTGAGCCGCGGCGTGCAGATCGCTCCGGTGGTGCTGCACACCGGGGTGTCCTCGGGCGAGGCGCACGAGCCGCCCTACCCGGAGCGCTTCTCGGTGCCGCGGAGCACCGCCTGGCTGGTGAACGCCGCCCGGGCGGGTGGTGGCCGGGTGGTGGCGGTGGGCACCACCGCGGTGCGCGCCCTGGAGACGGCGGCCGACGAACGAGGGCGGGTCGCGGCGGCGGACGGCTGGACGGACCTGGTGGTCACGCCGGAGCGGGGCGTACGGGCGGTGGACGGCCTCCTCACCGGGCTGCACGACCCCGCGGCGTCGCATCTGCTGATGCTGGAGGCGGTGGCCGGGCGCGAGCTGCTGGAACGGGTCTACGACGCTGCGGTGGGGGCCGGTTACCTCTGGCACGAGTTCGGGGACGTGAACCTGCTGCTGCCCTGA
- a CDS encoding SDR family oxidoreductase, whose amino-acid sequence MPVAIITGASRGLGRALAGALAERGWDLVIDARSAEALKRVEGELAGRTRVAALPGDVTDPRHRVELVSAAWEFGGLDLLVNNASALGAEPLRPLSEQPLEGLRAALETNVVAALGLVQEGLPLLRRRRGTVLNISSDAAVEAYPTWGGYGASKAALERLSAVLAVEEPELRVWWLDPGDMGTALYTAAVPDDPDADGRPAPESVVPAVLGLLDTGAAGGRYVAPALLEAGR is encoded by the coding sequence ATGCCGGTGGCAATCATCACGGGGGCGTCGCGGGGACTGGGACGGGCCCTCGCCGGAGCGCTCGCGGAGCGGGGATGGGACCTGGTGATCGACGCGCGGTCGGCCGAGGCGCTGAAGCGGGTCGAGGGGGAGCTGGCGGGCCGGACGCGGGTGGCCGCGCTGCCGGGCGACGTCACCGACCCCCGGCACCGGGTGGAACTGGTCTCGGCGGCCTGGGAGTTCGGTGGGCTCGACCTGCTGGTGAACAACGCGAGCGCACTGGGCGCCGAGCCGCTGCGGCCGTTGTCCGAGCAGCCGCTGGAGGGGCTGCGGGCGGCGCTGGAGACCAATGTGGTGGCCGCGCTGGGCCTCGTGCAGGAGGGGCTGCCGCTGCTGCGCCGGCGGCGCGGGACCGTGCTCAACATCAGCTCGGACGCCGCCGTCGAGGCGTACCCCACGTGGGGAGGGTACGGCGCGAGCAAGGCGGCGCTTGAGCGGTTGTCGGCGGTGCTGGCGGTGGAGGAGCCGGAGCTGCGGGTGTGGTGGCTGGACCCGGGCGACATGGGCACCGCGCTGTACACGGCGGCGGTGCCCGACGATCCGGACGCGGACGGGCGCCCGGCCCCCGAGTCCGTGGTGCCGGCCGTGCTGGGGCTGCTCGACACGGGTGCGGCCGGTGGCCGCTACGTGGCCCCGGCGCTGCTGGAGGCCGGGCGGTGA
- a CDS encoding GAF domain-containing sensor histidine kinase has product MSSRSSRRGIEAVSAAVLAMSRHLEVREVLQTIVSSARELLDAEYAALGVPDDHGGFAQFVVDGVSDEQWKAIGPLPRQHGILAAMLHEATPQRLRDVKGDPRFGGWPSAHPDMSDFLGMPVVDGDEILGALFLANKRCATRPPQDGGFTEEDEELLRTLAAHAAIALTNARLYERSRELTLAGERARIAHELHDAVSQKLFSLRLTAQAASALVARDPERAREELRQVAALAAEAVDELRAVVVELRPAALDEDGLLATLRTQVDVLDRAHSSRISFSHRRVRALPAAQEEALLRVAQEALHNALRHADAASVTVRLEGRGRGAVLTVRDDGRGFDPSAVRRAGRHLGLVSMRDRADGVGGGLTVDSAPGKGTVIEMEVPGG; this is encoded by the coding sequence ATGTCCAGCCGATCGTCCCGACGCGGCATCGAGGCGGTGAGCGCGGCCGTCCTCGCGATGAGCCGGCACCTGGAAGTGCGCGAGGTCCTGCAGACCATCGTCTCGTCCGCCCGCGAACTGCTCGACGCCGAGTACGCGGCGCTGGGCGTGCCGGACGACCACGGCGGCTTCGCCCAGTTCGTCGTCGACGGCGTCAGCGACGAGCAGTGGAAGGCGATCGGCCCGCTGCCCAGGCAGCACGGCATCCTCGCCGCGATGCTCCACGAGGCCACCCCGCAGCGCCTGCGGGACGTGAAGGGCGACCCCCGCTTCGGCGGCTGGCCGTCCGCCCACCCCGACATGTCCGACTTCCTCGGCATGCCGGTGGTCGACGGCGACGAGATCCTGGGCGCCCTCTTCCTCGCCAACAAGCGCTGCGCCACCCGCCCACCGCAGGACGGCGGCTTCACCGAGGAGGACGAGGAGCTGCTGCGCACCCTGGCCGCGCACGCCGCGATCGCCCTCACCAACGCCCGCCTGTACGAGCGCAGCCGCGAGCTGACGCTCGCCGGCGAACGGGCCCGCATCGCCCACGAACTGCACGACGCCGTCTCGCAGAAGCTGTTCTCGCTGCGGCTGACCGCCCAGGCCGCCTCCGCCCTGGTGGCCCGCGACCCGGAGCGCGCCCGCGAAGAGTTGCGGCAGGTCGCCGCGCTCGCCGCCGAGGCCGTCGACGAACTGCGCGCGGTCGTGGTGGAGCTGCGCCCCGCCGCCCTGGACGAGGACGGCCTGCTGGCCACCCTGCGCACCCAGGTCGACGTCCTGGACCGGGCGCACTCGTCGCGGATCTCCTTCAGCCACCGCCGGGTCCGCGCCCTGCCCGCCGCCCAGGAGGAAGCGCTGCTGCGGGTCGCCCAGGAGGCCCTGCACAACGCGCTGCGCCACGCGGACGCCGCCTCGGTGACGGTGCGCCTGGAGGGCCGGGGCAGGGGAGCGGTGCTCACGGTGCGCGACGACGGGCGGGGCTTCGATCCGTCCGCGGTGCGCCGGGCCGGCCGCCACCTGGGACTGGTCTCGATGCGGGACCGGGCCGACGGGGTGGGCGGCGGACTGACGGTGGACTCGGCGCCCGGCAAGGGCACCGTGATCGAGATGGAGGTGCCCGGTGGCTGA
- a CDS encoding lytic transglycosylase domain-containing protein, with the protein MQLPTIPKFDRLTKTHKFSAAGLAAAGVGVLAITGVTGTSGTAQASGKAPEAVAGQVRSAAAKQHASHVAHVAHRKALARQHAAHVAHQAAERKRRAEERARQAAHEAHRAHARRQEQQAANRSHERRALVPQQRHETSRPAPRAAAPAAPSGSPQQMAQQIIGDAAQFQCFANIVMHESTWNPYAVNPSSGAYGLVQALPGSKMASAGADWRTNAATQIKWGLDYMNGRYGSPCGAWSFWQANHWY; encoded by the coding sequence ATGCAGCTCCCGACGATCCCGAAGTTCGACCGTCTGACCAAGACCCACAAGTTCTCCGCCGCCGGCCTCGCCGCGGCCGGTGTGGGTGTCCTGGCCATCACCGGTGTGACCGGGACCAGCGGGACGGCGCAGGCCTCCGGCAAGGCACCGGAGGCGGTCGCCGGACAGGTACGGTCCGCCGCCGCCAAGCAGCACGCGTCGCACGTCGCGCACGTGGCGCACCGCAAGGCGCTCGCGAGGCAGCACGCCGCCCACGTCGCGCACCAGGCCGCGGAGCGCAAGCGCCGGGCCGAGGAGCGCGCCCGCCAGGCCGCGCACGAGGCGCACCGGGCCCACGCGCGCCGGCAGGAGCAGCAGGCCGCCAACCGCAGCCACGAGCGCAGGGCCCTCGTCCCGCAGCAGCGGCACGAGACCTCGCGTCCGGCACCGCGCGCGGCCGCCCCGGCGGCCCCGTCCGGCAGCCCGCAGCAGATGGCGCAGCAGATCATCGGCGACGCGGCCCAGTTCCAGTGCTTCGCCAACATCGTGATGCACGAGAGCACCTGGAACCCGTACGCGGTCAACCCCTCCTCCGGCGCGTACGGCCTGGTCCAGGCGCTGCCGGGCTCCAAGATGGCCTCCGCGGGCGCGGACTGGCGCACCAATGCGGCCACGCAGATCAAGTGGGGCCTGGACTACATGAACGGGCGCTACGGCAGCCCCTGCGGCGCCTGGTCGTTCTGGCAGGCCAACCACTGGTACTGA
- a CDS encoding FHA domain-containing protein has product MGDNPGDNFVGLGVPELVLELNGQTWALDPARSYSLGRDPQSDVVLDDARVSWRHATIRRGERGWVIEDLGSTNGTYVQGQRVHAYDVAAGAAVNLGNATDGPRLSFSGGAAAGGDIYSAETALANPQQQARQSGPAAQGTPHSVAPPRQGGWGNGSSAAQVPQPSQAPRPDQRKPQAHIPSPHGPSGASGAPPVYGDRSPTTFHHLVLGRVMKIGRALENDLVVSDLQVSRFHAEFRAHPDGRYEIVDLGSHNGTYVNGQPIQRHLLGPNDIVGVGHSTFRLVGDQLEEFVDTGEISFSARRLTVRVPQGSTTKTILNDVSFGVPEKSLVAVIGPSGSGKSTLLRALTGYRPAEEGEVLYDSRNLYKQFAELRQRIGLVPQDDILHKELTIRRALRYAAKLRFPGDTKAAEREARIDEVLRELKLDVHADKRVTSLSGGQRKRVSVALELLTKPSLIFLDEPTSGLDPGMDRDVMKLLRGLADDGRTVLVVTHSVAELALCDKLLVMAPGGAVAYFGPPEEALNFFGYETWADVFSAFENYRDYDWSGRWRGSQHYQIYAADLDAVAPQSVGAAPQRAKPPKPQSWPAQFVTLVRRYLSVIASDRGFMALMVILPAVLGLVSVVIPAKFGLAPPDEAGKFNADAGTIMLIIAVGACFSGAANSVRELIKERVIYERERATGLSRSAYLVSKVFVLGLISALQGVIICAIGLSVRKLPEEGLIVKGFPAAEITLVVIALGFTSMMFGLVISSLVKTAEKTIPLLVMFAIVQVVFTGVLFQIFGTVGLEQVAWLMPSRWAVGAAGATLDLGHLMPPWDQAKPDNLDPLWEHSASQWGFDMAILLGIALVCGILVLRLLRRHEPEVMRK; this is encoded by the coding sequence GACCTGGGCGCTCGATCCGGCCAGGTCCTACAGCCTCGGCCGGGATCCGCAGTCGGACGTCGTCCTCGACGACGCGCGGGTCTCCTGGCGGCACGCCACCATCCGCCGAGGCGAACGCGGTTGGGTCATCGAGGACCTCGGCAGCACCAACGGCACCTACGTCCAGGGCCAGCGCGTCCACGCCTACGACGTCGCCGCCGGGGCCGCCGTCAACCTCGGCAACGCCACCGACGGCCCGCGCCTGAGCTTCAGCGGCGGCGCCGCGGCAGGCGGTGACATCTACAGCGCCGAGACCGCGCTGGCCAACCCGCAGCAGCAGGCGCGCCAGTCCGGCCCCGCCGCGCAGGGGACGCCCCACTCCGTCGCCCCGCCGCGGCAGGGCGGCTGGGGGAACGGGTCGTCCGCCGCGCAGGTGCCGCAGCCCTCGCAGGCCCCACGGCCGGACCAGCGCAAACCGCAGGCGCACATCCCGTCCCCGCACGGGCCGTCGGGCGCCTCCGGCGCGCCGCCCGTCTACGGCGACCGCAGCCCGACCACCTTCCACCACCTGGTGCTCGGCCGCGTCATGAAGATCGGCCGTGCCCTGGAGAACGACCTGGTCGTCTCCGACCTGCAGGTCTCGCGCTTCCACGCGGAGTTCCGCGCGCACCCCGACGGCCGCTACGAGATCGTCGACCTCGGCAGCCACAACGGCACGTACGTCAACGGCCAGCCGATACAGCGTCATCTGCTGGGCCCCAACGACATCGTGGGCGTCGGCCACTCCACCTTCCGGCTCGTCGGCGACCAGCTCGAGGAGTTCGTCGACACCGGCGAGATCTCCTTCTCCGCCCGCCGGCTCACCGTCCGCGTGCCGCAGGGCAGCACGACCAAGACCATCCTCAACGACGTCTCCTTCGGCGTCCCCGAGAAGTCGCTGGTCGCCGTCATCGGCCCGTCCGGCTCCGGCAAGTCGACGCTGCTGCGCGCCCTGACCGGCTACCGCCCGGCCGAAGAGGGCGAGGTGCTGTACGACAGCCGCAACCTCTACAAGCAGTTCGCCGAGCTGCGGCAGCGCATCGGCCTCGTCCCGCAGGACGACATCCTGCACAAGGAGCTGACGATCCGCAGAGCCCTGCGCTACGCGGCCAAGCTCCGCTTCCCCGGCGACACCAAGGCCGCCGAGCGCGAGGCCCGCATCGACGAGGTGCTGCGCGAGCTGAAGCTCGACGTGCACGCCGACAAGCGCGTCACCTCGCTCTCCGGCGGCCAGCGCAAGCGCGTCTCCGTCGCCCTGGAACTGCTCACCAAGCCCTCATTGATCTTCCTGGACGAGCCCACCTCCGGCCTCGACCCGGGCATGGACCGCGACGTCATGAAGCTGCTGCGCGGCCTCGCCGACGACGGCCGCACCGTGCTCGTCGTGACCCACTCGGTGGCCGAACTCGCCCTGTGCGACAAGCTGCTGGTGATGGCGCCGGGCGGTGCCGTGGCCTACTTCGGCCCGCCCGAGGAGGCGCTGAACTTCTTCGGCTACGAAACCTGGGCCGACGTCTTCTCCGCCTTCGAGAACTACCGCGACTACGACTGGTCCGGTCGCTGGCGCGGCTCCCAGCACTACCAGATCTACGCCGCGGACCTGGACGCGGTCGCCCCGCAGTCCGTAGGCGCCGCCCCGCAGCGGGCCAAGCCGCCCAAGCCGCAGAGCTGGCCGGCGCAGTTCGTCACCCTCGTCCGCCGCTACCTGTCGGTGATCGCCTCCGACAGGGGCTTCATGGCGCTGATGGTGATCCTCCCGGCCGTCCTCGGCCTGGTGAGCGTGGTCATCCCGGCGAAGTTCGGCCTGGCCCCGCCCGACGAGGCGGGGAAGTTCAACGCCGACGCGGGCACCATCATGCTGATCATCGCCGTCGGCGCCTGCTTCTCGGGCGCCGCGAACTCGGTGCGCGAGCTGATCAAGGAACGGGTGATCTACGAACGGGAACGCGCCACGGGCCTGTCCCGCTCCGCGTACCTGGTCTCCAAGGTCTTCGTGCTGGGCCTGATCAGCGCCCTGCAGGGCGTCATCATCTGCGCCATCGGGCTGTCGGTGCGCAAGCTCCCCGAGGAGGGCCTGATCGTCAAGGGCTTCCCGGCCGCGGAGATCACCCTGGTGGTCATCGCGCTGGGCTTCACCTCGATGATGTTCGGCCTGGTCATCTCCTCGCTGGTGAAGACCGCCGAGAAGACCATACCCCTGCTGGTGATGTTCGCGATCGTCCAGGTCGTCTTCACCGGCGTCCTGTTCCAGATCTTCGGCACCGTCGGCCTGGAGCAGGTCGCCTGGCTGATGCCCTCCCGCTGGGCCGTCGGCGCCGCCGGCGCCACCCTCGACCTCGGCCACCTCATGCCGCCGTGGGACCAGGCCAAGCCCGACAACCTGGACCCGCTGTGGGAGCACTCGGCGAGCCAGTGGGGCTTCGACATGGCGATCCTGCTCGGCATCGCCCTCGTCTGCGGCATCCTCGTCCTGAGGCTGCTGCGCCGCCACGAGCCGGAGGTCATGCGCAAGTAG